GCGCTCGGCGCGGGCGAGCGCGGGGCGCAGCCCGTCCAGGAGGGCGACGGCGCCGAAGTGGTTGACGGTCACGGTGAGCGGCGTCGGGCCGGACACGCCCGCGCACGCCACGACGCCGTCGAGCGTCCCGCCCGACCGGTCTAGGACACCGGCGACGGCCGCGGCGCGGCCCTCGGGGGTGCCGAGGTCGGCGCACACGTCGGCGTCGCGCAGGTCGACGCCGATGACGGTGTCGCCCCGGTCGCGCAGGAGCCCGGCGAGCGTCCGGCCGATGCCGGAGGCGGTGCCGCTGACGGCGATGGTGCGTCCCGTGCTCGTGGGGGGCATGTCGGTCTCCTTCACATGTGGGAGCCGCCGTCGACCCGCAGGTCGACACCGGTCTGGTAGGCGGCGTCGGACGAGCCGGCGTACGCGATGACGGCCGCGATCTGGTCGGCCGCGCCGACCCCGAACGGCGCGTAGAGCCGGCCGAAGTACGACGCGTCCACGCCGTCGGGGAACATGTCGGGCGCCCTGGTCAGCGGCGTGTCGACGCTGCCCGGCGAGATCGACAGGACGCGGATGCGGCGCGGGCTCAGCTCGGCGGCGAGGCTCAGCGAGAACGAGATCACCGCGCCCTTGGACGCCGAGTACGCCGACATGTAGGGGTTGCCCTGGACGGCCGACAGGGACGCGACGTTCACGATCGCGCCCGTCCCGTCCGGGAGGTGCCCGGCGGCCTCGCGGCAGAACAGGG
The nucleotide sequence above comes from Actinomadura algeriensis. Encoded proteins:
- a CDS encoding SDR family NAD(P)-dependent oxidoreductase, with the translated sequence MNRYDGVKVLLTGAASGIGRATAIRLASEGAAVYGVDLSEAGLAETAAAITGPGTIATRVADVADEPAVIAAVRDAAETLGGIDVLVNVAGVHRTTPLASLTVDDLMRLFRVNVVGTALFCREAAGHLPDGTGAIVNVASLSAVQGNPYMSAYSASKGAVISFSLSLAAELSPRRIRVLSISPGSVDTPLTRAPDMFPDGVDASYFGRLYAPFGVGAADQIAAVIAYAGSSDAAYQTGVDLRVDGGSHM